In Thermococcus zilligii AN1, a genomic segment contains:
- a CDS encoding aminotransferase class V-fold PLP-dependent enzyme — protein MRRNLFPALRKFRAYLNTASLGLMPASALQRANELLIEAINFEGEVNSVDYMNQVFLEPALREAAKLMGVHVENVGLSIQTTEGLRRLLLSMEPRKGQNVVSLDTEFPTIPALLKSYSGRFGLELRVVRNENGLHPLETIERAIDDNTLAVVLSSVNWVTGERINLRELSRAVHEHGAWLIVDAVQHLGSLRLYPEKEGVDALAAGGEKWLLSPDTGAGLIYASDEFLEEAKPITGLLNMEPPTENWGSWWGLPDKDPWGRLKVSRGVKKLDFGGGPPYIIAAAFRASLELINEVGIEEIERHNLRLAEMVIERALSAGLGVFGGDSAIVTVKTGMGYEGEEEVYRRLSGRGIAVSHRGVLGHHGIRVSPHLYNTVEDVELFLEELLRAMGAG, from the coding sequence ATGAGGAGAAACCTGTTCCCGGCGCTGAGAAAGTTCAGGGCCTATCTGAACACAGCCAGCCTCGGCCTTATGCCAGCAAGCGCCCTCCAGAGGGCCAACGAGCTCCTGATAGAGGCCATAAACTTTGAAGGCGAGGTTAATTCGGTGGACTACATGAACCAGGTCTTCCTCGAGCCGGCGCTCAGGGAAGCCGCAAAACTAATGGGGGTTCACGTTGAAAACGTGGGCCTCTCAATCCAGACAACAGAGGGGCTCAGGAGACTCCTCCTCTCTATGGAGCCGCGGAAGGGACAGAACGTGGTCTCCCTCGACACCGAGTTCCCCACGATACCGGCGCTCCTGAAGAGCTACTCCGGGAGGTTCGGCTTGGAGCTCAGGGTGGTCAGGAACGAAAACGGCCTCCACCCCCTGGAGACCATCGAAAGGGCCATAGACGACAACACCCTCGCCGTAGTCCTCAGCAGCGTCAACTGGGTAACCGGTGAGAGGATCAACCTGCGGGAGCTCTCCAGGGCCGTTCACGAACACGGGGCGTGGCTTATCGTTGACGCCGTCCAGCACCTCGGCTCCCTGAGGCTTTACCCTGAGAAGGAAGGGGTTGACGCCCTCGCAGCGGGGGGAGAAAAGTGGCTCCTGAGCCCGGACACCGGGGCGGGACTGATCTACGCCTCTGACGAGTTCTTAGAGGAGGCAAAGCCCATAACCGGCCTTCTCAACATGGAGCCCCCAACAGAAAACTGGGGGAGCTGGTGGGGGTTACCGGACAAGGACCCCTGGGGCAGGCTAAAGGTTTCCAGGGGAGTTAAGAAGCTTGATTTCGGTGGCGGGCCGCCTTATATTATCGCCGCAGCCTTCAGGGCCTCCCTGGAGCTGATAAACGAGGTGGGAATTGAGGAGATAGAGCGCCATAACCTGAGGCTCGCTGAGATGGTAATAGAGAGGGCCCTGAGCGCGGGACTCGGTGTTTTTGGCGGAGACTCCGCGATAGTGACAGTAAAGACCGGCATGGGCTATGAAGGGGAGGAAGAAGTATACAGAAGGCTCTCCGGGAGGGGAATCGCTGTCAGCCACCGCGGCGTTTTAGGCCACCACGGGATAAGGGTCTCGCCTCACCTCTACAACACAGTGGAGGACGTTGAACTATTCCTGGAAGAGCTGCTCAGGGCCATGGGGGCCGGCTAA
- the pbp11 gene encoding tRNA-binding protein Pbp11: MGLLDRVFRRAKDENPLEIVSIKPVGKFRVEKSLTVWGRQVLIGEVLEGVIYPAYKVKAGKSVALIYRIEREHREVEFAAPGDRVALILEGEVKVRENDEIEVYQS, encoded by the coding sequence ATGGGGCTCCTGGATAGAGTATTCAGAAGAGCCAAAGACGAAAATCCCCTGGAGATAGTCTCCATAAAGCCAGTGGGAAAGTTCAGAGTAGAGAAAAGCCTAACCGTTTGGGGGAGGCAAGTTCTCATCGGTGAGGTTCTTGAGGGGGTTATTTACCCCGCTTACAAGGTCAAAGCAGGTAAAAGCGTTGCCCTCATCTACCGCATCGAGAGGGAGCACAGGGAGGTCGAGTTTGCCGCTCCGGGGGACAGGGTGGCGCTCATTCTCGAAGGAGAGGTAAAAGTGAGAGAAAACGACGAAATCGAGGTTTACCAGTCGTGA
- a CDS encoding DUF257 family protein produces the protein MSLSELFGLLEGMKFGSTVIVENRAPVGGEAFLAVLLRHAREREIPVLVEDILDAFPLYIKHLNMMGINPDLSGVRVLKVGGKETAGNVVKRGHFDMDPNVYVKHYEELFSSAAPEGEFIDIVLGFDRLLVFQDSPRGTETLMQAMKSFITNRKRTAFYILESTIMENLRTGPLPVLEDLATSVLELKQEGRTLEVNIRKDPSMVKTNVSIIKLDLREVFPGSETTR, from the coding sequence ATGAGCCTTTCCGAGCTCTTTGGCCTTCTCGAAGGAATGAAGTTCGGCAGCACCGTCATCGTGGAAAACCGCGCTCCCGTGGGTGGGGAGGCATTCCTGGCAGTCCTCCTCAGGCACGCCCGGGAGAGGGAGATTCCAGTCCTTGTTGAGGACATCCTCGACGCGTTCCCCCTTTACATCAAGCATCTTAACATGATGGGCATAAACCCCGACCTCTCAGGCGTCAGGGTTCTCAAGGTGGGCGGAAAGGAAACCGCTGGAAACGTGGTCAAAAGGGGACACTTTGATATGGATCCCAACGTGTATGTAAAACACTATGAGGAGCTCTTCTCCTCGGCGGCCCCTGAGGGGGAGTTCATAGATATTGTACTTGGCTTCGACAGGCTCCTCGTCTTCCAGGACAGCCCGCGGGGAACTGAAACCCTCATGCAGGCCATGAAGTCCTTCATCACAAACAGGAAAAGAACCGCGTTCTACATACTGGAGTCCACGATAATGGAGAACCTCAGAACGGGACCCCTTCCAGTTCTCGAAGATTTAGCGACCTCTGTGCTGGAACTGAAACAGGAAGGGCGGACGCTGGAAGTGAACATCCGCAAGGATCCCTCGATGGTTAAAACGAACGTGAGTATCATAAAGCTCGATCTAAGGGAAGTTTTCCCGGGGAGCGAAACAACCCGGTGA
- a CDS encoding asparagine synthetase A has translation MVINMNALQIATRTIEPIMDIQTKAIDYMTRHLVSRGFKWLLPVMLSPITDPLWPDPAGEALKPPEIEAYGSRLRLMHSMILHKQIAVAMGIDKLFILSPNIRLESREADDGRHAYEFTQLDFEIAYASMEEVMSLIEELITGLFRELKLLVRETFERELPRARRPFRRFTLEEIREAFGSEEEASRALEEPFWITDIEREFYDREDPVRPGHFRNYDLYLPEGYGEVSSGGEREWEYGRIIARIRSSGLSEESFRPYLEVAKAGLLRPSAGAGIGVERLVRYIVGARHIAEVQPFPRIPGLPAVI, from the coding sequence TTGGTGATTAACATGAACGCCCTCCAAATCGCGACCAGGACAATTGAACCGATAATGGATATCCAGACGAAAGCCATTGACTATATGACAAGACATCTGGTGAGCAGGGGCTTCAAGTGGCTCCTCCCCGTGATGCTGAGCCCGATAACCGACCCGCTGTGGCCGGATCCGGCGGGGGAAGCTTTGAAGCCTCCGGAGATAGAGGCCTATGGCTCAAGGCTCAGGCTAATGCACAGCATGATACTCCACAAGCAGATTGCAGTGGCCATGGGAATAGACAAGCTGTTCATCCTCTCCCCGAACATAAGGCTCGAAAGCAGGGAAGCAGACGACGGGAGGCATGCCTACGAGTTCACCCAGCTCGACTTTGAAATCGCCTACGCGAGCATGGAAGAGGTTATGAGTCTCATCGAGGAGCTAATAACGGGCCTCTTCCGCGAGCTTAAGCTTCTCGTACGGGAAACCTTTGAAAGGGAACTTCCGAGGGCAAGGAGGCCTTTCAGGCGCTTTACCCTCGAAGAGATCAGGGAAGCATTCGGAAGCGAGGAAGAAGCGAGCAGGGCTTTGGAAGAGCCCTTCTGGATAACGGACATTGAAAGGGAGTTCTACGACAGGGAAGACCCTGTGAGGCCCGGGCACTTCAGGAACTACGACCTCTACCTTCCCGAGGGCTACGGAGAGGTTTCAAGCGGTGGGGAAAGGGAGTGGGAGTACGGGAGAATAATCGCGAGGATACGCTCCTCGGGGTTGAGCGAAGAATCCTTCAGGCCCTACCTCGAGGTCGCAAAGGCCGGCCTCTTGAGGCCCAGCGCGGGAGCCGGGATAGGTGTGGAGCGCTTGGTCCGCTATATTGTGGGGGCAAGGCACATAGCAGAGGTTCAGCCCTTCCCGAGGATTCCGGGCCTTCCGGCGGTTATCTGA
- a CDS encoding ATP-binding protein — protein sequence MGVYIFTPEDLVRYGSATEEQLKVLKEALLAKKNVLIVGSSRSGKTKLVEALLHYVPDDWKVAVITAYGEFKPFKPNLAIIDTQFEGQPLENRTADVIAKIKKINPDYVVIDTLHTVDVAKILLELMGHYAFIVTSLALADDIKSEVGHWLRIGGETFDRFDVVVELKRDWRTGTKGINKIYKVKNGELKPLP from the coding sequence ATGGGCGTCTACATCTTCACGCCGGAGGACCTCGTCCGCTACGGCTCCGCAACGGAGGAGCAACTTAAGGTTCTTAAAGAGGCTCTTTTGGCCAAAAAGAACGTCCTCATCGTCGGTTCCAGCCGCTCCGGAAAGACGAAGCTCGTTGAGGCCCTCCTCCACTACGTCCCGGACGACTGGAAGGTGGCGGTAATTACTGCCTACGGCGAGTTCAAGCCCTTCAAGCCCAACTTGGCTATCATAGACACCCAGTTCGAGGGCCAGCCGCTTGAGAACCGCACCGCCGATGTGATAGCCAAAATAAAGAAGATAAACCCGGATTACGTTGTCATCGACACGCTCCACACGGTAGACGTGGCTAAAATCCTGCTCGAGCTGATGGGCCATTACGCCTTCATAGTGACTTCGCTCGCCCTCGCCGATGACATAAAAAGCGAGGTGGGGCACTGGCTCAGGATAGGCGGGGAGACCTTCGACAGGTTCGATGTCGTTGTGGAGCTCAAGAGGGACTGGAGGACGGGAACAAAGGGGATAAACAAAATTTACAAAGTGAAGAACGGGGAGCTCAAGCCCCTGCCCTGA
- a CDS encoding DUF257 family protein, translating to MRTVDASVHRLIEGIKPGETALLEYLPSYIPEFTLLKLMEYSEEKKIPLIIDDNFDTLPVIAAHIENLGIKVDFSGVYVIKTEGRIDVGNVVARVPFHPDLRVYIKNYENEAGKVFEGFSDSMNLVLGLENFLKPLSSPSDIYLTIWVLQRFLGNTRRRAFYLLNRKILESISPVVYSEVRRVASTVVEMVPYPTGAILRFVKSPNVDLLGEELKVDIGGEL from the coding sequence GTGAGAACGGTGGACGCGAGCGTTCACAGATTGATCGAGGGCATCAAGCCCGGTGAGACTGCCCTTCTCGAGTACCTGCCCTCCTACATCCCGGAGTTCACGCTCCTGAAGCTCATGGAATACTCGGAGGAGAAGAAAATCCCCCTCATAATCGACGACAACTTTGATACCCTCCCCGTCATAGCGGCCCACATAGAAAACTTAGGAATCAAAGTGGACTTCAGCGGGGTCTACGTCATAAAGACAGAGGGCAGGATAGATGTGGGCAACGTTGTTGCGAGGGTCCCCTTCCATCCTGACCTCCGGGTTTACATAAAAAATTACGAGAACGAGGCTGGCAAGGTCTTCGAAGGGTTCAGTGATTCCATGAACCTGGTCCTCGGCCTTGAAAACTTCCTCAAACCCCTCTCAAGTCCCTCGGATATTTACCTGACCATTTGGGTCCTTCAGAGATTCCTCGGGAACACAAGGAGGAGGGCATTCTACCTGCTCAACAGGAAAATACTGGAGTCCATCAGCCCCGTTGTCTACAGCGAGGTCAGAAGGGTGGCCAGCACGGTTGTCGAGATGGTTCCATATCCTACGGGTGCAATACTCCGCTTTGTCAAGAGCCCCAACGTGGACCTACTCGGGGAGGAGCTAAAAGTAGACATAGGTGGTGAGCTATGA